The following are from one region of the Silene latifolia isolate original U9 population chromosome 9, ASM4854445v1, whole genome shotgun sequence genome:
- the LOC141599550 gene encoding putative ubiquitin-conjugating enzyme E2 23 has translation METDQPDGHPSVSGDVSIEGSADYEAKEHHLLSPQTDNHIYREDVVRHIDGSRIGVVIEVAGDSDSESDMTDDNDDDESADTMDLDEGGKREEEGIERIEKDGGTENGEDDESSDDSDDSEGGSLTADQVRVLWMDDSETTHHRSELIVVDRAFLHGDYVASALDPTGQIGLVVNVDLTVDLLAPDGSIVKGVSSRDVKRVRDITIGDYVVSGPWLGRVDDVLDNVTVLFDDGSICKINGAEPIQLMPIASNLHEDRHCPYHPGQRVKASSSSVFRNGQWLSGRWKANQANRRQEATVIKVTVGSVYVHWIASAGYGPDSSISPDEEQSPKNLKLLSCFSHASWQLGDWCFLPSFTPSLSIPLDKSLSKLQLHEPDAVHVEDTLEEVKPKESNQLAESIDLDGVGTSGSVDGNELTNVSPKSSSCSSFPISNNSIQGTWHIQRKKHRKVVVKREKKPGKKEQTFERALLIVNSHTKIDVAWQDGTLEQGLDSTSLISIESPGDHDFVAEQYVIEKAADEEEEEASEIRRVGVIRGVDAKEKTACVNWLKQVAKPEDPREFEKEEIVSVYELEGHPDYDYCYGDVVVRLSPVVSTLEMVCSDSGEKHMKANVTDDAKENSVIDCNAEEGSLGKKATSEFSDLSWVGNITGLKNGDIEVTWADGMVSTVGPQAIYVVGRDDDDSVAGGSENSDAASWETLEDDEMCVLDNAEKEQTPEGTETNPEPAVRENNSGVKGPFGFAFELLRIASGIFTRGRSHGDSGSAGESEVQSEEEIHTSDGRASNASNSQNPSVVNIGSVPPGPDKEEVSVEVASEKDKGEASCKLRPNEARSGGNFYSFKRFETAKDPVDHFFLGANIPSNNERKWLKKVQQDWTILQNNLPDGIYVRVYEDRMDLLRAVIVGAYGTPYQDGLFFFDFHLPPEYPHVPPSAHYHSGGWRINPNLYEEGKVCLSLLNTWTGRGNEVWDPKSSSILQVLVSLQGLVLNSKPYFNEAGYDKQAGTAEGEKNSLSYNENTFLLNCKTIMYLIRKPPKDFEDLVEEHFKRRGYYILKACDAYMKGYLIGSLAEDALVTDKSEANATSVGFKLMLAKIVPKLISSLSKVGADCEEFKHLQES, from the exons ATGGAAACCGATCAACCTGATGGACATCCTTCTGTGAGTGGGGATGTTAGTATTGAAGGTAGTGCTGACTATGAAGCTAAAGAACATCATCTTTTGAGTCCTCAAACTGATAACCATATTTATAGAGAGGATGTTGTGAGGCATATTGATGGGAGTCGAATTGGGGTTGTGATAGAAGTTGCTGGTGATTCCGATTCAGAGAGTGATATGACTgacgacaatgatgatgatgaatcaGCTGATACGATGGATTTGGATGAAGGTGGTAAGAGAGAAGAGGAAGGCATAGAAAGGATTGAAAAGGATGGCGGTACTGAAAATGGGGAAGACGATGAGAGCAGTGATGATAGTGATGACAGCGAAGGAGGTTCTCTTACTGCAGATCAGGTTCGAGTGTTGTGGATGGATGATTCTGAGACCACACATCACAGAAGTGAATTAATAGTAGTAGACAGGGCCTTCTTACATGGTGATTATGTTGCCTCTGCCTTGGATCCCACTGGGCAAATAGGTCTTGTGGTGAATGTTGATTTGACTGTTGATTTATTAGCCCCTGATGGTTCAATTGTCAAGGGTGTTTCCTCCAGAGATGTCAAACGGGTCAGGGATATTACTATAGGTGATTATGTAGTTTCTGGTCCTTGGCTGGGTAGAGTTGATGATGTTCTTGATAATGTGACTGTATTATTTGATGATGGTTCTATCTGTAAAATAAATGGGGCTGAGCCAATACAGCTCATGCCAATTGCAAGTAATTTGCATGAAGATAGACACTGCCCGTATCATCCTGGTCAACGTGTTAAGGCAAGTTCCTCCTCGGTTTTCAGAAATGGTCAGTGGCTATCAGGAAGGTGGAAAGCAAACCAGGCCAACCGGCGGCAAGAAGCTACTGTCATAAAGGTCACAGTTGGGTCTGTATATGTTCACTGGATAGCTTCTGCTGGGTATGGGCCAGACTCTTCGATTTCCCCAGATGAAGAGCAGAGTCCTAAGAATTTAAAATTGTTATCTTGTTTTAGTCATGCTAGTTGGCAGCTTGGTGACTGGTGTTTTCTTCCATCGTTCACACCGTCATTGTCCATTCCTTTGGATAAAAGTTTATCCAAGTTGCAACTTCATGAACCAGATGCTGTTCACGTGGAGGATACTTTAGAGGAGGTCAAACCAAAGGAATCAAATCAGCTTGCTGAATCTATCGATCTTGATGGTGTGGGCACATCAGGTAGCGTTGATGGAAATGAGCTAACCAATGTATCGCCAAAATCAAGTTCATGTAGTTCATTTCCTATCTCAAATAACAGTATCCAGGGAACTTGGCATATTCAACGCAAAAAACACCGAAAAGTTGTAGTTAAAAGGGAGAAGAAACCAGGGAAAAAGGAACAGACTTTTGAAAGAGCTCTTTTGATAGTCAACAGTCATACAAAAATAGATGTGGCATGGCAAGATGGTACCTTAGAGCAGGGATTGGACTCCACATCATTGATATCTATTGAAAGCCCGGGCGATCATGACTTTGTGGCTGAACAATATGTGATAGAGAAAGCAGCagatgaggaggaggaagaggcctCAGAAATCAGACGAGTGGGTGTTATTCGAGGTGTTGATGCAAAGGAGAAGACGGCATGTGTAAATTGGTTAAAGCAGGTTGCTAAACCAGAAGATCCTCGCGAATTTGAGAAAGAGGAAATTGTTAGTGTTTATGAACTCGAAGGGCACCCTGATTACGATTATTGTTATGGGGATGTAGTTGTTCGCTTGTCCCCGGTTGTTAGCACATTGGAAATGGTATGTTCTGACTCTGGAGAAAAGCATATGAAGGCTAATGTTACAGATGATGCTAAGGAAAACTCTGTAATAGATTGTAATGCTGAAGAAGGTTCATTGGGTAAGAAAGCTACTAGTGAATTCTCCGACTTGTCCTGGGTTGGAAATATTACCGGCCTCAAAAATGGTGATATTGAAGTAACATGGGCAGATGGAATGGTTTCAACG GTTGGGCCGCAAGCAATTTATGTTGTTGGTCGAGATGATGACGATTCTGTTGCTGGTGGGAGTGAGAATAGCGACGCTGCTAGTTGGGAGACTCTTGAGGATGATGAAATGTGTGTCCTTGACAACGCAGAAAAG GAACAAACTCCTGAAGGCACAGAAACCAATCCTGAGCCAGCAGTCAGAGAAAATAATTCAGGGGTTAAAGGACCGTTTGGTTTTGCCTTTGAACTTCTTAGAATAGCTTCTGGAATATTCACTCGTGGACGCAGCCATGGGGATTCTGGATCCGCTGGAGAAAGTGAAGTGCAGTCAGAGGAGGAAATACATACTTCTGATGGAAGAGCTTCTAATGCGTCTAACTCTCAAAATCCCAGTGTTGTCAATATTGGTAGTGTGCCTCCAGGACCAGACAAGGAAGAGGTATCTGTTGAAGTTGCGTCTGAAAAGGATAAAGGAGAAGCCTCGTGTAAATTGAGGCCCAATGAGGCCCGTTCTGGTGGTAACTTCTACAGCTTTAAGCGCTTTGAAACTGCCAAGGATCCCGTGGACCATTTTTTCTTAGGTGCCAACATACCG AGTAACAATGAAAGAAAGTGGCTAAAGAAAGTTCAGCAAGATTGGACCATTCTACAGAACAACCTCCCAG ATGGAATATATGTGCGCGTGTATGAGGATCGGATGGATCTGTTAAGAGCAGTAATTGTTGGAGCTTATGGAACCCCTTATCAAGATGGTcttttcttctttgattttcatcTTCCTCCAGAGTATCCTCATGTTCCTCCC TCAGCACATTATCACTCTGGAGGTTGGcgtataaaccctaatttgtacGAGGAAGGCAAAGTTTGCCTTAGTCTGTTGAACACTTGGACAGGACGAGGAAACGAGGTCTGGGACCCAAAATCCTCAAGCATCCTTCAAGTTTTGGTTTCACTACAAGGCTTAGTATTGAACTCAAAGCCATACTTTAATGAAGCTGGATACGATAAGCAAGCCGGGACGGCCGAGGGGGAGAAAAACTCTTTGTCATACaacgagaacactttcttgcTTAATTGCAAAACAATAATGTATCTTATACGGAAGCCTCCAAAG GACTTTGAAGATCTGGTGGAAGAACATTTCAAGCGGCGAGGCTATTATATCTTAAAGGCATGTGATGCATATATGAAAGGTTATCTGATAGGCTCTCTGGCGGAGGATGCTTTGGTGACCGATAAAAGTGAAGCTAATGCCACATCTGTTGGTTTTAAATTGATGCTGGCCAAGATTGTGCCAAAGCTCATCTCAAGTTTGAGTAAAGTCGGAGCTGACTGTGAGGAGTTCAAACACTTACAGGAATCATAG